Proteins encoded by one window of Conger conger chromosome 1, fConCon1.1, whole genome shotgun sequence:
- the pou3f2b gene encoding LOW QUALITY PROTEIN: POU domain, class 3, transcription factor 2 (The sequence of the model RefSeq protein was modified relative to this genomic sequence to represent the inferred CDS: substituted 1 base at 1 genomic stop codon) — protein MNRQLLGATTSVNCLXPINCSARRSSGARCCVHLARSLGDACGKKVTVKCAAPLIRAISPAPRVMATTASTHYNILTSSSSIVHSEPGSMQQATVYRDAQTLLQSDYTLQSNSHPLSHAHQWITALSHGEGAPWSSSPLSDQDIKPAVQSSRDELHNSSSLQHQPRPPHLAHQPHGTHQDARAWRTTSAAHIPSMATPNGQSLIYSQPGFSVNGLIPGSGQGMHHHTLRDSHEDHHSPHLSDHGHQPSQLQHQQHQNHHEHSDEDTPTSDDLEQFAKQFKQRRIKLGFTQADVGLALGTLYGNVFSQTTICRFEALQLSFKNMCKLKPLLNKWLEEADSTSGSPTSLDKIAAQGRKRKKRTSIEVSVKGALESHFLKCPKPAASEITSLADSLHLEKEVVRVWFCNRRQKEKRMTPPGGPLPGTEDVFGDTPPHHGVQTPVQ, from the coding sequence ATGAACAGGCAGTTGTTAGGGGCAACTACGTCTGTCAACTGTTTGTAGCCAATAAATTGCTCGGCAAGGCGGAGCTCAGGTGCGCGCTGCTGCGTCCACTTGGCGAGGAGCCTGGGAGACGCCTGTGGCAAAAAAGTAACTGTCAAATGTGCGGCTCCTTTAATAAGAGCGATCAGTCCGGCTCCGAGAGTCATGGCGACCACAGCATCTACTCATTACAATATCCTCACCTCCAGCTCGTCCATCGTGCACTCGGAGCCCGGGAGCATGCAGCAAGCGACGGTGTACAGAGATGCACAGACTCTGTTGCAAAGCGACTATACACTGCAGAGTAACAGTCATCCGCTCAGCCACGCACACCAGTGGATAACGGCGCTGTCACACGGAGAGGGGGCTCCGTGGTCCTCCAGTCCCCTTAGCGATCAAGACATAAAACCTGCGgtgcagagcagcagagacGAGCTGCACAACTCCAGCAGTTTGCAGCACCAGCCACGACCGCCTCATCTGGCGCACCAGCCGCATGGGACCCACCAGGACGCTCGGGCATGGAGAACGACTTCTGCTGCGCACATACCGAGCATGGCAACCCCGAACGGACAGAGCCTCATCTACTCCCAGCCTGGCTTCAGTGTGAATGGCTTGATTCCGGGCAGCGGACAGGGAATGCACCATCACACCCTCAGAGACTCACACGAAGACCACCACAGCCCGCATCTCAGCGACCACGGACACCAGCCCTCCCAGCTTCAGCACCAGCAGCATCAGAACCACCACGAACACTCCGACGAAGATACGCCGACCTCGGACGACTTGGAACAATTCGCCAAGCAGTTTAAACAACGCAGAATCAAACTGGGCTTTACACAAGCGGATGTCGGGCTAGCCTTGGGCACACTGTATGGAAACGTGTTCTCCCAGACCACGATCTGCAGATTCGAGGCCCTGCAACTCAGCTTTAAGAACATGTGCAAGCTCAAGCCTTTGCTAAACAAGTGGTTGGAAGAAGCAGACTCAACCTCTGGGAGTCCGACCAGCTTGGACAAGATTGCTGCACAgggcagaaagagaaagaagcgGACGTCTATCGAGGTGAGCGTGAAGGGGGCTCTGGAGAGCCATTTCCTAAAGTGCCCCAAACCAGCTGCTTCGGAGATTACTTCACTGGCGGACAGTCTTCACCTGGAAAAGGAGGTGGTCAGGGTTTGGTTTTGTAACAGAAGACAAAAAGAGAAACGTATGACTCCTCCAGGCGGACCTCTCCCTGGGACCGAGGATGTGTTTGGAGACACGCCACCACATCATGGGGTCCAGACACCGGTACAGTGA